A single window of Chitinophagales bacterium DNA harbors:
- a CDS encoding succinate dehydrogenase cytochrome b subunit has product MNWVVNFFSSSIGKKVIMSLTGLFLCLFLAVHMSGNFLLLQDDGGVAFNEYSKFMTSFPLIKVVSYVTYAFIIFHIVDGIMLALNNRKARPVKYAVSKQSNSWQSRNMALLGIVIFFFLVVHLKSFWFEMKFGHVPLDASGNKDLYKIVYEAFSQWWYVGIYLVSLVALGLHLSHGFQSAFQSLGLNHSKYTPFIKGFGLLFSIVIPLGFAIQPIYVFMKANGIM; this is encoded by the coding sequence ATGAATTGGGTAGTTAATTTTTTCAGTTCTTCCATTGGCAAAAAAGTAATCATGAGTTTAACAGGCTTATTTCTTTGCCTGTTCTTAGCGGTACATATGTCAGGGAACTTTTTATTGTTACAAGATGATGGAGGAGTTGCCTTCAATGAATACAGTAAATTCATGACTTCCTTTCCACTGATTAAGGTCGTTTCTTATGTAACCTATGCTTTCATTATTTTCCACATTGTAGATGGAATCATGTTGGCACTGAACAACCGAAAAGCAAGACCTGTGAAATATGCGGTGTCTAAACAATCTAATTCGTGGCAATCACGGAATATGGCTCTTTTGGGTATCGTTATTTTCTTCTTCTTGGTAGTTCACCTCAAAAGCTTCTGGTTTGAAATGAAGTTTGGTCACGTTCCTTTGGATGCAAGCGGCAACAAAGACTTGTACAAAATTGTCTATGAAGCCTTTTCTCAATGGTGGTATGTAGGGATATACTTGGTTTCCCTAGTTGCATTAGGGCTTCACCTATCACATGGTTTCCAAAGTGCTTTTCAGTCATTGGGTTTGAATCACAGCAAATACACTCCTTTCATCAAAGGTTTCGGGCTATTGTTCTCCATTGTCATTCCTTTGGGATTTGCCATTCAACCCATTTACGTTTTCATGAAAGCAAACGGAATAATGTAA